One region of Termitidicoccus mucosus genomic DNA includes:
- a CDS encoding TonB-dependent receptor: MKLTTLPLLPARLPVFAGLAFLLIFLASAGLHAQTGTLAGRVSDAATGRSLHGAIVQVLNTPFRDYTDPDGRYSLSGLPAGTHNIEVEYVGLDIFRQTVTISPGVTAILNAPLKSEVVEMESFEVREAARGQARAINQQRTASGIVNIVSEETFGQMLDGNVGQALQFLPGLTVNEDQDGSIGGINIRGIEGEYNSFQIDGNRAASSGGRSFDTRNLVGDGITNIEVVKAPTPDRDGDAIGGIVNVVSRTAFQRDGRSMKLKASGVLNDLPDKWGHNASFSYSDLFSVGGGEKNLGISFTVSQYKSDRYSINADLDWVQVTPATNPQLNLGQFGDIGRPIWFMEATHWEYNTRVTKNYGINGSIDFRMDKQNSFYIRPLYSYYTRNGITFETDIDIDTRFQDEADGRKTYAELTPTSGRGTPGSSGSRGSMGWIGTDDERKNNLYSVAFGGRHERASSLLTYDLYYAYTKRVISSDLELNMLMEPDDSWMVFEYELTEPWTGEAKINILSGHDPRDLSQMTEGELIDQTSESTEEIYSAKIDWEKKFAYDQGVLALKTGAKYNVVKPKLDQTARVYEMDEDFPYREVLEPTDKVLFAKQKYWDVYPRRGLELLRSNPGLFELNEEDSLADSNLEDYDAKEETAAAYLMGTYQIGRHTILGGVRWEKVKWRNVNTYASYQDEVQTLNKVRQGNSYSFWLPGLHFRHALTNNLILRESYNRSYGRPRLSELTMGRFVDEDGNIEDGNPDLKPATSNNFDVQLEYYTKHGGLYSVGVFYKDIKNFTYTEVYDFNDLDANGIPIRDEDGDLEYERPVNGSSAKNLGLELIARQQLYFLPGPLRGLSLALSASFIDTEAKYPNRQDRDDLPLPGFSDYVFTGRLEWVWKRFRSQISYRYRSEYVEGLGDTIESDEFYAAEERVDAEVSYRLMKNLLLFANASNLTNRPQVSYQGYGFFVEDTSYHGRKFTLGLEYSF; this comes from the coding sequence ATGAAATTGACAACCCTTCCCCTGTTGCCGGCCCGTCTTCCTGTTTTCGCCGGACTGGCCTTCCTCCTCATATTCCTCGCTTCAGCAGGGCTGCACGCCCAGACCGGCACACTCGCCGGCCGCGTCTCGGATGCAGCCACCGGCCGCTCTCTGCATGGCGCCATCGTCCAGGTGCTCAACACACCGTTCCGTGACTACACCGATCCCGACGGCCGCTACAGCCTGTCCGGTTTGCCGGCCGGCACGCATAACATCGAGGTCGAATATGTCGGTCTGGATATTTTTCGCCAGACGGTGACCATCTCTCCCGGAGTGACGGCCATCCTCAATGCTCCGCTCAAAAGCGAAGTCGTGGAGATGGAGTCGTTCGAAGTGCGCGAAGCCGCCCGCGGCCAGGCCCGAGCCATCAACCAGCAGCGGACCGCCAGCGGCATCGTCAACATCGTGTCCGAGGAAACCTTTGGCCAGATGCTGGACGGCAATGTGGGACAGGCGCTCCAGTTTTTGCCCGGCCTCACCGTGAACGAGGACCAGGACGGCTCGATCGGTGGCATCAACATCCGCGGCATCGAGGGCGAATACAACTCCTTCCAGATCGACGGCAACCGGGCCGCCAGTTCGGGCGGCCGCAGCTTCGACACCCGCAATCTGGTCGGCGACGGCATTACCAACATCGAGGTGGTCAAGGCTCCGACACCCGACCGCGACGGCGACGCCATCGGCGGTATCGTCAACGTGGTCAGCCGCACCGCCTTTCAGCGTGACGGCCGGTCCATGAAACTCAAGGCCAGCGGCGTCCTGAATGACCTGCCGGACAAGTGGGGCCACAACGCCAGCTTTTCCTACTCCGATCTGTTCAGCGTGGGCGGCGGGGAGAAAAACCTCGGCATCAGCTTTACCGTCAGCCAGTACAAATCGGACCGCTACTCCATCAATGCAGACTTGGATTGGGTCCAGGTCACGCCCGCGACGAACCCCCAGTTGAACCTGGGACAATTCGGCGACATCGGCCGGCCGATCTGGTTCATGGAAGCGACCCATTGGGAATACAACACGCGGGTCACGAAAAACTATGGCATCAACGGTTCCATCGACTTCCGGATGGACAAGCAAAACTCCTTCTACATCCGGCCTCTCTACAGTTATTATACTCGCAACGGGATAACCTTCGAAACCGACATCGACATCGACACCCGCTTCCAGGACGAGGCGGACGGTCGCAAGACCTATGCCGAGCTGACGCCCACCTCCGGCCGGGGCACCCCTGGCAGCTCCGGCAGCCGGGGCTCGATGGGTTGGATCGGAACGGACGACGAGCGGAAAAACAACTTGTATTCGGTGGCGTTTGGCGGCCGGCACGAACGGGCGTCGAGCCTGCTGACCTATGATCTCTATTATGCCTACACCAAGCGGGTCATCTCCAGCGACCTCGAACTCAACATGCTGATGGAGCCCGACGATTCTTGGATGGTTTTCGAATACGAGCTGACCGAGCCCTGGACCGGCGAGGCCAAAATCAACATCCTCAGCGGACACGATCCCCGGGATCTGAGCCAGATGACGGAAGGCGAGCTCATCGACCAGACGAGCGAAAGCACCGAGGAAATCTACAGCGCGAAAATCGACTGGGAAAAGAAATTCGCTTACGATCAAGGCGTCCTCGCCTTGAAGACCGGGGCGAAATACAATGTCGTCAAACCCAAGCTCGACCAAACGGCCCGGGTGTATGAGATGGACGAGGATTTCCCCTACCGCGAAGTGCTGGAGCCCACCGACAAGGTGCTTTTCGCCAAACAGAAATACTGGGATGTGTATCCACGGCGGGGCCTGGAACTCCTGCGCAGCAACCCCGGTCTGTTCGAACTCAACGAGGAAGACTCGCTCGCCGACAGCAACCTCGAAGACTACGATGCCAAGGAGGAAACCGCGGCCGCCTACCTCATGGGCACGTATCAAATCGGACGCCATACCATCCTCGGCGGCGTGCGTTGGGAAAAGGTCAAGTGGCGCAATGTGAACACATATGCCAGCTATCAGGACGAAGTCCAGACGCTGAACAAAGTCCGCCAGGGCAATTCCTACTCCTTCTGGCTGCCCGGCCTCCACTTCCGCCATGCGCTCACGAACAACCTCATCCTCCGCGAAAGCTACAACCGCAGCTACGGACGGCCCAGGCTCTCCGAACTCACCATGGGACGCTTCGTGGACGAGGACGGAAATATAGAGGACGGCAATCCGGACCTCAAGCCGGCCACGTCGAACAACTTTGACGTGCAGCTCGAATATTACACCAAGCATGGCGGCCTCTACTCGGTCGGCGTCTTCTATAAAGACATCAAAAACTTCACCTACACGGAGGTTTATGATTTCAACGATCTCGACGCAAACGGCATCCCCATCCGCGACGAGGACGGCGATCTGGAATACGAAAGGCCGGTCAACGGCTCCAGCGCCAAGAACCTCGGCCTCGAACTCATCGCCCGCCAGCAACTCTACTTCCTGCCGGGACCCTTGAGAGGCTTGAGCCTCGCCCTCAGCGCGTCGTTCATCGACACCGAAGCCAAATATCCCAATCGCCAAGACCGGGACGACCTCCCGCTGCCGGGATTCTCGGACTATGTTTTCACGGGCCGGCTGGAGTGGGTGTGGAAGAGATTCCGCAGCCAGATCAGCTACCGTTATCGCAGCGAGTATGTCGAGGGACTGGGCGACACCATCGAAAGCGACGAATTCTACGCGGCCGAGGAGCGGGTGGACGCCGAGGTGAGCTACCGGTTGATGAAAAACCTCCTGCTCTTCGCCAACGCGAGCAACCTTACCAATCGTCCGCAGGTTTCCTATCAAGGATATGGATTCTTCGTGGAGGACACCAGCTACCACGGCCGGAAATTCACGCTCGGCTTGGAATACAGTTTCTGA
- a CDS encoding purple acid phosphatase family protein, with the protein MQKFIRLFSLVLLLAAPLAAHENHDHDDWNPVRYSDAEAHAPTPLPDRIILTWAGDTATTQAVTWRTNTSVRRGLAEIALANNNGRALQPARVDAVTTAFTSDLNEAHYHSVQFTGLEPATLYAYRVGDGANWSEWFHFRTASRERRPFTFIYFGDAQNDIKTHWSRVFREAFRDAPRAAFTLHAGDLINEDASDAEWGEWHGAPAWVNATIPVIATPGNHEYYNENSGSKNERRWTTKNNEIIRVTREEIRERDAAGETTGYRIDASSEDGRHTAAITLDAKERITGIDAGMTALTGYTLADLSGAKPDKSPLRDRIDNPGTPAVSRHWRPQFTFPEQGAPAGLEETCYYIDYQGARIISLDSSRDRAGQVAWLRQVLQANPQRWTIITFHHPVFSPARGRDNPELRQLWKPVFDEFKVDLVLTGHDHTYARSGDLSARSGYTNVPSGMQAYDAAIGTVYVVSVSGPKMYNITNEIFVRTAEDTQLYQIIMVDYDEIRYEARTATGNLYDAFALKKRGAGQPNELREVLPPPNRRPADTP; encoded by the coding sequence ATGCAAAAATTCATCCGCCTGTTCTCGCTGGTCCTTCTCCTCGCCGCCCCTCTCGCCGCGCACGAAAACCACGACCACGATGACTGGAATCCCGTGCGCTACTCCGACGCCGAGGCGCACGCACCCACGCCCTTGCCCGACCGCATCATCCTCACCTGGGCCGGCGACACCGCCACCACCCAGGCCGTCACGTGGCGCACCAATACCAGCGTGAGGCGCGGCCTCGCGGAGATCGCCCTCGCCAACAACAACGGCCGCGCCCTCCAGCCCGCCCGCGTGGATGCGGTCACGACGGCATTCACCAGCGACCTCAACGAGGCCCATTACCACAGCGTCCAATTCACCGGCCTGGAGCCCGCGACGCTCTACGCCTATCGCGTCGGCGACGGCGCGAACTGGAGCGAGTGGTTTCATTTCCGCACCGCCAGCCGGGAGCGGCGGCCCTTTACATTCATCTATTTCGGCGATGCCCAGAACGACATCAAGACCCACTGGTCCCGCGTGTTCCGCGAAGCCTTCCGCGACGCTCCGCGCGCTGCTTTCACGCTGCACGCCGGCGACCTGATCAACGAGGATGCAAGCGACGCAGAATGGGGTGAATGGCATGGCGCGCCCGCTTGGGTCAACGCGACCATCCCGGTCATCGCCACGCCGGGCAACCATGAGTATTATAACGAGAATTCCGGATCCAAAAACGAACGCCGCTGGACCACGAAAAACAACGAGATCATCCGCGTGACCCGCGAGGAAATCCGGGAACGAGACGCCGCCGGTGAAACCACCGGGTACCGGATCGACGCCAGCTCCGAGGACGGACGACACACGGCGGCGATCACCTTGGATGCCAAGGAACGGATCACCGGCATCGATGCCGGCATGACGGCCTTGACCGGCTACACCCTCGCCGATCTCTCCGGCGCGAAACCCGACAAGTCGCCGCTCCGCGACCGCATCGACAATCCCGGCACGCCCGCTGTGAGCCGCCACTGGCGGCCGCAGTTCACGTTCCCCGAGCAAGGCGCGCCCGCCGGACTGGAGGAAACCTGCTACTATATCGACTACCAAGGGGCGCGCATCATCTCGCTCGACTCCTCGCGCGACCGCGCCGGCCAGGTCGCCTGGCTGCGCCAGGTCCTGCAGGCGAATCCCCAGCGCTGGACCATCATCACCTTCCACCATCCCGTCTTCTCTCCGGCGCGGGGTCGCGACAACCCGGAGTTGCGCCAGCTCTGGAAGCCTGTCTTTGACGAATTCAAGGTCGATCTCGTGCTTACGGGCCATGACCACACCTATGCGCGCAGTGGCGATCTGTCGGCCAGGTCCGGCTACACCAACGTTCCCAGCGGCATGCAGGCCTACGATGCGGCCATCGGCACCGTATATGTTGTCTCGGTCAGCGGACCCAAGATGTATAATATCACCAATGAAATTTTTGTGCGGACGGCGGAGGACACGCAGCTTTATCAGATCATCATGGTCGATTACGACGAGATCCGTTACGAAGCGCGCACCGCCACCGGCAATCTCTATGACGCCTTTGCCCTGAAGAAACGGGGCGCCGGCCAGCCGAACGAATTGCGCGAAGTCCTCCCTCCGCCAAATCGCCGGCCCGCCGACACTCCGTAA
- a CDS encoding methyl-accepting chemotaxis protein, with the protein MNIHHKIWLGFGLILTAAALGGFANLRNTREAELTSNRLIRVEFARLSEVEQAATTFSSARQSEQKLLLDSDAMAAASLPQAIAATRARLAASCDAVANPGQHRQALQAQTLAAAYESEFLRLDSLIAKRGHAQTDGLLGVLNECAADVESLVKNQGLAELDVIRLAIRRAEKDYMLASDPSYLDEIDGHIRQFAGVMKQFALPLQLQDSITGKWTLYKNAMQALAENDARIQKQRRAVESAGKEADGAITALAAAIRNELQVLQSGTVASLVKARQVALIAVIISMGAGVAIVWWVARSLRALDNRILSATRNLHSGADTIESASRDLSSAAGRLASESSAQASTLDAFSRSVTAIADDIRNNAHHASEVKNLASRTRTAAESGRAEVKAMRQSMKEIESSSGEITGILKTIDEIAFQTNLLALNAAVEAARAGAAGAGFAVVAEEVRHLAQRSTEAARKTEERLTASVQKSMLGVEITGRVAAALEAITTGAQGVDTAVGEIATATDLQTRRVGEIESSISSMQRATMQIASAAEQSAATAGELESQAGMQREAAAQLQHIVSTTKHAYAR; encoded by the coding sequence ATGAATATTCATCACAAAATCTGGCTCGGTTTCGGCCTGATCCTGACAGCCGCCGCACTCGGCGGCTTTGCCAATTTGCGCAACACCAGGGAGGCCGAATTAACCAGCAACAGGCTCATCCGTGTCGAGTTTGCCCGGCTGTCGGAAGTGGAACAGGCGGCGACCACGTTCTCATCGGCCCGCCAGTCAGAGCAAAAACTGCTTCTCGACTCGGATGCGATGGCCGCCGCCTCGCTGCCCCAGGCCATCGCCGCGACACGCGCAAGGCTGGCTGCATCGTGCGACGCGGTGGCAAATCCCGGGCAACACCGTCAGGCGCTTCAGGCGCAAACGCTGGCCGCCGCATATGAATCCGAGTTTCTGCGGCTCGATTCCCTGATCGCAAAGCGCGGACACGCCCAGACCGACGGATTGCTGGGCGTGCTCAACGAATGCGCTGCGGATGTGGAATCGCTGGTCAAAAACCAGGGGCTGGCGGAACTCGATGTCATACGTCTTGCCATCCGGCGGGCCGAAAAGGACTACATGCTTGCATCCGATCCGTCGTATCTCGACGAGATTGACGGACACATCCGGCAATTTGCCGGGGTCATGAAACAATTCGCCCTGCCCTTGCAACTCCAAGACAGCATCACGGGAAAATGGACTTTATATAAAAATGCCATGCAGGCGCTGGCTGAAAATGATGCGAGAATCCAAAAACAACGGCGGGCCGTGGAAAGCGCCGGGAAGGAGGCGGACGGGGCCATAACGGCGCTTGCCGCCGCGATCCGGAACGAATTGCAAGTGCTCCAATCGGGCACCGTCGCCAGCCTGGTCAAGGCACGCCAGGTTGCACTTATTGCGGTGATTATAAGCATGGGCGCCGGCGTGGCGATCGTTTGGTGGGTGGCACGCAGCCTCCGCGCGCTGGATAATAGAATCCTGTCTGCGACAAGGAATCTCCATTCCGGCGCCGACACAATCGAATCGGCCAGCCGGGATCTGTCGTCCGCAGCCGGCAGACTCGCGTCCGAGAGTTCCGCCCAGGCATCGACACTCGATGCGTTTTCCCGCTCCGTCACCGCCATTGCCGACGATATTCGCAACAATGCCCATCATGCGTCCGAAGTGAAAAACCTGGCATCCCGCACCCGGACGGCGGCGGAATCCGGCCGGGCCGAGGTCAAGGCCATGCGCCAATCGATGAAGGAGATCGAATCATCATCCGGTGAGATTACCGGGATATTGAAGACGATCGATGAAATCGCATTTCAGACCAATCTCCTCGCACTCAATGCCGCGGTGGAAGCCGCCCGCGCCGGGGCTGCCGGAGCCGGGTTTGCGGTCGTCGCCGAAGAGGTGCGCCACCTCGCGCAACGCAGCACGGAGGCCGCGCGCAAAACCGAGGAGCGGCTGACTGCATCGGTTCAAAAAAGCATGCTGGGAGTGGAAATCACCGGACGGGTCGCGGCGGCGCTGGAAGCGATCACGACCGGCGCCCAAGGGGTCGACACCGCCGTGGGAGAAATTGCCACCGCGACCGATCTCCAGACCCGGCGGGTCGGCGAAATCGAATCCTCCATTTCCTCCATGCAGCGAGCCACGATGCAAATTGCGAGCGCGGCGGAACAATCCGCCGCCACGGCCGGCGAATTGGAATCCCAGGCCGGCATGCAGCGGGAAGCGGCAGCGCAGCTCCAGCATATCGTCAGCACGACAAAACATGCATATGCCCGCTGA
- a CDS encoding phosphate ABC transporter substrate-binding protein produces the protein MKTYHLIVCILGIFLGTGGAQAAIRARGSDSTMHVIKSLAAAFEAETKIPVTVEGGGSSAGARALISGEVSLAFLSRKLKASELADGLVGHIYAIDGVAIIVHPDNPMTDVELPALRDILTGRTATWPDGRPVVLFNRNADSGTREVVQEIVLGKETFSPNAQVKHDGVLVSTVARIPTAMAYTSFGEIDKNQVKVLSIAGIAPSADTLRDGSYQIARTPCLATKGEAAGEEKAFIDFVLSPKGQAIVVREGLIAR, from the coding sequence ATGAAGACTTATCACCTGATTGTCTGTATCCTTGGAATTTTCCTGGGCACCGGTGGCGCCCAGGCAGCCATCCGCGCGCGCGGCTCCGATTCCACCATGCATGTGATCAAAAGCCTGGCTGCGGCTTTCGAGGCCGAAACGAAAATCCCGGTCACGGTGGAAGGCGGCGGATCTTCCGCCGGTGCCCGGGCCTTGATATCCGGAGAAGTGTCGCTGGCGTTTTTATCCCGCAAGCTCAAGGCATCCGAGCTTGCCGACGGCTTGGTCGGACACATCTACGCCATCGACGGCGTGGCCATCATCGTGCACCCGGACAATCCCATGACCGATGTGGAGCTACCCGCGTTGCGCGATATCCTGACCGGACGCACCGCAACCTGGCCCGACGGACGTCCGGTGGTGTTGTTTAATCGCAACGCCGATTCGGGCACCCGCGAAGTCGTGCAGGAAATTGTTTTGGGCAAAGAAACATTCAGCCCGAACGCGCAAGTGAAGCACGATGGCGTGCTCGTCTCGACGGTCGCCCGCATTCCCACCGCGATGGCTTACACTTCCTTCGGTGAAATAGACAAAAACCAGGTCAAGGTGCTCTCCATCGCAGGAATAGCGCCGTCCGCCGATACGCTCCGCGACGGAAGCTATCAGATTGCCCGGACTCCTTGCCTGGCGACCAAGGGCGAGGCCGCGGGAGAGGAAAAGGCCTTTATTGATTTTGTCCTCAGCCCCAAAGGCCAGGCCATCGTGGTTCGCGAGGGCCTTATTGCCCGATAA